From a single Nocardioides sp. dk884 genomic region:
- a CDS encoding VOC family protein, producing MGESLIIGGVDAAFLGVNDLAAQLELYVGQLGWEVVEEGVLPAAEAAALWGEGVGDLPVTVLNAAGAQHGRLVLLQVPDQEVPEHPLQADTGLVAINMYTRDIEVSHATLAAAGQQWRTPPATWAVPLGEKLVSVTQGFLLAPEGTDIVFVEPAQARGTAAWDADPDRHYTELTSVVCHVPDFEAETAFWGPDGLGLQSWYDVSFTHPGLDEMALLPAGSVMRLSFLAGPSTARLEVTRLENRTLGTDRRDRQRTGRHLGHTGWLFKVKNLEETLFRAEQLGGTVCTRNQAGPSVLFAGQPVAFVDTPNGLPVTFVEISA from the coding sequence ATGGGCGAGTCCCTCATCATCGGCGGCGTCGACGCCGCGTTCCTCGGGGTCAACGACCTCGCCGCCCAGCTCGAGCTCTACGTCGGCCAGCTCGGCTGGGAGGTCGTCGAGGAGGGCGTGCTCCCCGCCGCCGAGGCCGCCGCGCTCTGGGGCGAGGGGGTCGGTGACCTGCCGGTCACCGTGCTCAACGCCGCGGGTGCCCAGCACGGCCGGCTGGTCCTCCTCCAGGTCCCGGACCAGGAGGTTCCCGAGCACCCGCTCCAGGCCGACACCGGCCTGGTGGCGATCAACATGTACACCCGCGACATCGAGGTCAGCCACGCCACGCTGGCCGCCGCCGGGCAGCAGTGGCGCACCCCGCCGGCGACCTGGGCGGTGCCGCTGGGGGAGAAGCTGGTCTCGGTGACGCAGGGGTTCCTGCTGGCCCCCGAGGGGACCGACATCGTCTTCGTCGAGCCGGCCCAGGCTCGCGGCACCGCGGCCTGGGACGCCGACCCCGACCGGCACTACACCGAGCTCACCTCGGTGGTGTGCCACGTGCCCGACTTCGAGGCCGAGACCGCCTTCTGGGGACCCGACGGGCTGGGCCTGCAGAGCTGGTACGACGTGTCCTTCACCCACCCCGGCCTCGACGAGATGGCGTTGCTGCCCGCGGGCTCGGTCATGCGCCTGAGCTTCCTCGCCGGGCCCAGCACGGCCCGTCTGGAGGTCACCCGCCTCGAGAACCGGACCCTTGGCACCGACCGCCGGGACCGGCAGCGGACCGGTCGGCACCTCGGCCACACCGGCTGGCTGTTCAAGGTGAAAAACCTTGAAGAAACACTGTTCCGCGCGGAGCAGTTAGGCGGTACAGTTTGTACGAGAAACCAGGCGGGACCGTCGGTCCTCTTCGCCGGGCAGCCGGTGGCGTTCGTGGACACCCCCAACGGACTCCCGGTGACCTTCGTCGAGATCTCCGCCTGA
- a CDS encoding DUF4437 domain-containing protein: MELIQEDDYVWHAAELPGAEGRASERRLSVDEEDGSSSLRVDFHTEWGRSAGIHHANTEYYVLEGEIDYGGRKIGKGGYVYAPKGVPVDYLKVAEGTKILHYREYGDAGFDAVDSLAGAKAWDDAREDVIVIDSEAMKWDAVPNPGPMPGLYIKYLHVDPVTGFYTRLVHAQEGWSDHRLAHHPCYEEAYTTQGHMEYNFGTLDLGTYFFRPARVKHGHFTTMEGGATWLLRSDGELKNWYTQNEWVRWGGDGVNYTPEGLNEAPHEPARWSSSTHDLAEPWRSDEDMRQMTAAWQFQIDQGQNNTPVKHQGLGADPSILAIMKAMDAANLQGGHGHDHEHGHDHSHDDEHGHDHSHDDEHGHDHEHGHEHSHDETPARETINLDWGWSGRDVEHPDERTGKFAHNWGTRVDWKDGDPIPAPIISSLPVRSRSRGRWDGDGM, encoded by the coding sequence GTGGAACTGATCCAGGAAGACGACTACGTCTGGCACGCGGCCGAGCTGCCGGGCGCCGAGGGCCGCGCGAGCGAGCGCCGCCTCTCGGTGGACGAGGAGGACGGCTCGTCCTCGCTGCGGGTCGACTTCCACACCGAGTGGGGCCGCAGCGCCGGCATCCACCACGCGAACACCGAGTACTACGTCCTCGAGGGCGAGATCGACTACGGCGGTCGCAAGATCGGCAAGGGCGGCTACGTCTACGCGCCCAAGGGCGTGCCGGTCGACTACCTCAAGGTCGCCGAGGGCACCAAGATCCTGCACTACCGCGAGTACGGCGACGCCGGCTTCGACGCGGTGGACTCCCTCGCCGGCGCCAAGGCCTGGGACGACGCCCGCGAGGACGTCATCGTCATCGACTCCGAGGCGATGAAGTGGGACGCCGTCCCCAACCCCGGCCCGATGCCCGGCCTGTACATCAAGTACCTGCACGTGGACCCGGTCACCGGCTTCTACACCCGCCTGGTCCACGCCCAGGAGGGCTGGTCGGACCACCGCCTCGCGCACCACCCGTGCTACGAGGAGGCGTACACGACCCAGGGCCACATGGAGTACAACTTCGGCACCCTGGACCTCGGCACCTACTTCTTCCGCCCCGCGCGGGTGAAGCACGGCCACTTCACCACCATGGAGGGTGGCGCCACCTGGCTGCTGCGCTCGGACGGCGAGCTGAAGAACTGGTACACCCAGAACGAGTGGGTGCGCTGGGGCGGCGACGGCGTCAACTACACGCCCGAGGGCCTCAACGAGGCGCCGCACGAGCCGGCCCGCTGGTCCTCCTCGACCCACGACCTCGCCGAGCCGTGGCGCTCGGACGAGGACATGCGTCAGATGACCGCCGCCTGGCAGTTCCAGATCGACCAGGGCCAGAACAACACCCCGGTCAAGCACCAGGGCCTGGGCGCGGACCCGTCGATCCTGGCGATCATGAAGGCGATGGACGCGGCCAACCTCCAGGGCGGCCACGGCCACGACCACGAGCACGGTCACGACCACTCGCACGACGACGAGCACGGTCACGACCACTCGCACGACGACGAGCACGGTCACGACCACGAGCACGGTCACGAGCACAGCCACGACGAGACCCCGGCCCGCGAGACCATCAACCTCGACTGGGGTTGGAGCGGCCGCGACGTCGAGCACCCCGACGAGCGCACCGGCAAGTTCGCGCACAACTGGGGCACCCGCGTCGACTGGAAGGACGGGGACCCCATCCCCGCCCCGATCATCTCCTCGCTGCCGGTCCGCAGCCGCTCGCGCGGCCGCTGGGACGGCGACGGCATGTGA